The genomic region ACTGCAGACCATCGACATCAAGCTGCCAGCCGTCGTCACCTCTGACCTTCGCCTCAACGAACCGCGCTATGCCTCGCTGCCAAACATCATGAAGGCCAAGAAAAAGCCGCTCGACAAGAAGACTCCAGCCGATTTCGGTGTCTCGACGACAGCACGGCTCAAGGTGTTGAAGACGGAAGAGCCCGGCGGTCGCAAGGCGGGTGTCAAGGTCGCCTCGGTCGCCGAACTGGTGGACAAGCTCAAAAACGAAGCCGGCGTGCTCTAACTTACGGAAAGGACGATCCAAAATGGCCATTCTTCTTCTGGCTGACCACGCCAATGTCAGCCTTTCCGACCAGACCGCCAAGACGCTGACCGCCGCGGCTAAAATCGGCGGCGACATCCATGTGCTGGTATCCGGCAAGGGCGCGCGGGCTGCGGCTGACGCTGCTGCAAAGCTGTCCGGCGTCTCCAAGGTACTGCTCGCCGAAAGCGACGATCTCGCCAACAATCTTGCCGAACCTCTGGCTGACCTTATCGTCTCGCTGGCCGGCAGCTACGACACGATCATCTCGGCTGCCACCTCGGTCGGCAAGAATGTCCTGCCGCGCGTTGCAGCGCTGCTCGACATCGCGCAGATCTCGGAAATCATCGAGGTCGTTTCACCCGATACGTTCAAGCGGCCGATCTATGCCGGCAATGCCATCCAGACGGTCCAGTCGACCGACGCCAAGAAGGTGATCACAGTGCGCACGGCATCCTTCGCTTCGGCAGAAGAAGGCGGCTCGGCTGGGGTGGAAGCCATCTCAGCTGTCGCCAATCCCGGCCTGTCGACCTTCGTCGGTGATGCGCTGTCTTCTTCTGACCGCCCGGAACTGACCTCGGCCAAGATCATCGTTTCCGGCGGCCGCGCGCTCGGCTCGGCGGAAAAATTCCGGGAAGTCATCCTGCCGCTTGCCGACAAGCTCGGTGCTGCCGTCGGCGCATCGCGCGCTGCGGTCGATGCAGGCTATGCGCCGAACGACTGGCAGGTGGGACAGACCGGCAAGGTCGTTGCGCCCCAGTTGTACATCGCAGTCGGCATTTCCGGCGCCATCCAGCATCTCGCCGGCATGAAGGATTCGAAGGTCATCGTCGCCATCAACAAGGACGACGAAGCACCGATCTTCCAGGTGGCCGATTACGGTCTGGTCGGCGATCTGTTCGAGCTTCTGCCGGAGCTTGAAAAGGCGCTTTGAGCCGACCGGAGCCGGTTTGTCCCATGCGGACGACTGGAAACTTTGCTCTTATCAGTCTATCAATAATGCCGGGCTAGAGATGGCCCGGCATTATTTATGAACGGACGGGCCGCATCGATGAAATGCGCCGACCAAGGAGTGGGCGATGAGCACGATTTTGAACGCGATCGGTATTGTCGGCGCCGGCCAGATGGGCTGCGGCATTGCCCAGGTTTCGGCAATTGCCGGCTACAAGGTTCACATCTACGACCTTTCGCAGGAGCGCATCGAAAGCGCACTGGCGACCATCAACGGCAACCTCGCCCGCCAGGTTTCATCAGGCAAGATGACCGATGACAATCGCAAGACCGCTCTGGCGCTGATTTCCGGCTCCGCCGATGTCAACGATCTGGCGCCCATGGATCTGGTCATTGAGGCGGCCACCGAAGAAGAAAGCGTCAAACGCAAGATCTACACCCAGGTCTGCGCCGTGCTGAAGCCGGACGCCATTCTCGCCACCAACACCTCGTCGCTGTCGATCACCCGGCTTGCCGCGTCCACCGACCGCCCGGAACGCTTCATGGGCATCCATTTCATGAACCCGGTCCCGGTGATGAAGCTGGTCGAACTGGTGCGCGGCATCGCCACGGAAGAAGCGACCTTCAAAGTGGCGCGCGACTATGTGAGCTCACTCGACAAGACCTTCACCGTTTCGGAAGATTTCCCCGCCTTCATCGTCAACCGCATCCTCCTGCCGATGATCAACGAGGCCATCTACACGCTCTATGAAGGCGTCGGCACCGTGGATGCCATCGACACCGCGATGAAGCTCGGCGCCAACCATCCGATGGGCCCGTTGCAACTCGCCGATTTTATCGGTCTCGATACCTGTCTGTCGATCATGCAGGTGCTGCATGACGGCCTGGCGGACTCGAAATACCGACCCTGCCCGCTGCTGGTGAAGTATGTCGAAGCTGGCTGGATCGGCCGCAAGTCAGGCCGCGGCTTCTATGACTACCGTGGCGAAGTGCCGGTCCCGACGCGCTAAGAACCATCCGTCGTCTCAGGCGATAGCAGGTCGCCCCGTCATAACCCGGTACTCGCTTGCCCGCTGCTCCAGTAGACGCTCGAAGGCGGCCTTGATCGCCAGCACGTAGGGCGTCTTGTATTCGAACCCCGGATTGTCGCTGTGGATCAGCATCGAGGCGTTGACCTCGAAGACTACGACCCTGCCCTCGGCATCGAGCGCGCAGTCGATGCCGCAATAATCGAGACCGATCTGGCGGCGAATGGTCTCCAGCGCCGCCATGCCCGATACACCGAAAATGCTGGCCGGATCGGCAAGGAACGCCTGTTCTTCCGTCCGCATCCATTCCACATCGCCCATCCGGGTCGATGCATGATGCACCTTCCAGCCGTCGCCGATTGCCAGGTGGTAGGGAAGAATTTCCTCGCCGACGAACAGGAAGCGATATTTCCGGAACAGCCCGTCGGCGGAGCGGTAGTCGACATAGTCCGTCAGGTAGAGCATGCGCTCACCGGCTTCCTCGGCAAAATCCAGCAACGCGTCGGGGCTGTCGACAAGCTCCATCATTTCGCCGCCATGGGTAGTCGCATGGCGGACGATGACCGGTAGGGACGGCGTGGCCTGGTCGCGCACGCGGCGGCAGAGGTCCCCGGCATCGATGCGCACCGTTGCCGGCATCACCGTATCCGCAACATGGGCCAGTCGCTGCGAGATCGATTCTCGATCCGTCCCCAGGATCAGCCGGGGATGGTTGACCACCGGCCTCCCGAGCGAGTCCGCAAGATCGATGGCCGAGGCAATGACATCGAGCCCGAAATCCGTTTCGGAAACGAGGTTGACGACGACATCGACGCGGGGGTCCCGAACGTCAGGATCGTTGCGATAGCCGCGCAGCACCATGATCACTTCGCTGTCGAAGCGACCGCCATTGATCAGATCCTCGTAGGGCGTATTGCCGGCTTCGGGCGAGAACAGCATGAGGATGCGAAATCTGGCCGGCTTCTGCGCGGCCGGATAGTTGCGTACCACGCCCTTTTCGGCGACGGTCAGAAAGCAGGCATGGGCTCCCGCCGCATTGCCGAGCCTCAGCTCGAAAGTACCGCACAGAAGCAGCGCCTCCTGGCTTTCCGGATCGAGACGCAAGGCCGCTTGTGCAGTCTCCAGCGCTTCCAGCCTGCGGCCAAGCTGCTCGAACGCCTGCGCCTTGTTGCAAAGGCACTTGATATGGCCGGGCAAGCGGGCCAACCCCTTGTCATAAGCCTCGATCGAAAGGGTGAACTGCCCCATGCGCTGCAGAAAGTTTCCGCGTTTCAACCATGCAGCAGCCTCGTCGTCGGCAGAAAGGCCGATCATCGGTGCCATGATTGTGGAAACGTGCTGCGAAAAATCCGCCTCGGGCTGGCTCATCGGTATGGCTCTCAACAAAAGAAAATGACGGGCAATGCCGCGACTTTAGAGAGCGGGCCTTACTCCAGGGTGACGCCAACGATGAAAGAGCCCGACCTGCAGCACCCGCGGATGAGGAGCCGGGGCACAACCTTTGGCTCAGGCTTACAAGGCTGTCGCGGCCTTGATCAGCCCCTTGGCGTCTTCGCTGTCCCAGGCGGCCGGGCCATTCATGGCCGACACCAGGCAACCCTTGCCGTCCAGCAGCAATGTCACCGGCAGGCCGAAGGCCAGGCCCTGCTTCTTCAGCGCATTGAAGACGCCCATGCTGTTGTCGCGGTAGTAGCCGAGCGTATCGATACCGTTGTCGCTGCGAAAGGTCTTGGGCTTCTCGTCGTCGCCGGTGTCGATGTTGACAGCCACGACCTCGAACTTGTCGTTGCCCATCTGCTTCTGAAGGGCGTTCAGCGCCGGCATCTCCTCGCGGCAGGGAACGCACCATGTCGCCCAGAGATTGAGCAGCACGGTCTTGCCGGCAAAATTCTCGACCGAAAGGGGCTGGCCGTCAGCCCCCTTGAAGGCAACGCCTTGCAGCGACAGCGGCTGCTGGGCTCCGACCATGGCCGCGACCTGGCCCTTGGTGAAGGGTGTCAGCGCAGCGCCCTTGGCCTTGGCCGGCTGGCAGTCGCCGGCATCGGCGGTTTCGGTCGTCCCATTGCCAGACCCCGCCTGCTTCACGTATACCGCTGCCGCACCCGCGACGACGCCGGCAACGGCTGCGATCAGGACCAATTTCAAAGACGGCAGACCGAACGGCTTCTTTGCTGTCATTTCGTTCTCCAGATAGGCATCTCATGGCTGACGACACCAACGACACCAGCGCCTCCAACCAGATGTGGGGCGGACGTTTCGCGTCCGGTCCCGCCGCCATCATGGAGGAGATAAATGCATCCATCGGTTTCGACAAGAAGCTGTTTGCGCAGGACATCCGCGGCTCTGTCGCCCACGCCACGATGCTTGCCCATCAAGGCATCATTTCGACGGAGGACAAAGACAAGATCGTTCACGGCCTGAACACGATCATGTCAGAAATCGAGAGCGGCAATTTCGAATTTTCCCGCAAGCTCGAAGACATCCACATGAACATCGAGGCCCGGCTTGCGACATTGATCGGCCCCGCTGCCGGCAGGCTTCACACCGCCCGTTCGCGCAACGACCAGGTCGCCCTCGACTTCCGTCTCTGGGTGAAGGAAGAGTTGCAGCGCTGCGAACAGGCGCTGACCGGCCTGATCGCCGCCTTCCTCGACCGCGCCGAAGAGCACGCCGACACCGTCATGCCCGGCTTCACCCATCTGCAGACCGCCCAGCCTGTGACATTCGGTCACCACTGCATGGCCTATGTCGAGATGTTTGGCCGTGACCGCTCGCGCGTTCGCCACGCCATCGAGCACATGGACGAATCGCCGATCGGGGCGGCGGCGCTGGCCGGCACCGGCTTCCAGATCGACCGCCACATGACAGCCAAGGCACTCGGCTTCCGCGAGCCAACCCGCAATTCAATCGACACAGTATCGGACCGCGACTTCGCGCTGGAATTCCTGTCGATTGCCGCCATCGCCGGCATGCACCTGTCGCGTCTGGCCGAAGAAATCGTTATCTGGTCGACCCCGCAATTCGGCTTCGTGCGCCTGTCCGACGCGTTTTCCACCGGCTCGTCGATCATGCCGCAGAAGAAGAACCCCGATGCCGCCGAACTGGTGCGTGCCAAGACCGGCCGCATCAACGGCTCGCTGGTGGCGCTGCTGACGATCATGAAGGGGCTGCCGCTCGCCTATTCCAAGGACATGCAGGAAGACAAGGAACAGGTCTTCGACGCCGCAGAGAGCCTGGAACTGGCCATTGCCGCCATGACCGGCATGGTCCGCGACATGACAGTCAACGTCGCGCGCATGAAGGCTGCCGCCGGCTCCGGCTATTCGACTGCCACCGATCTTGCCGACTGGCTGGTCCGCGAGGCCGGACTGCCGTTCCGCGACGCCCATCACGTCACCGGCCACGCCGTGGCGCTGGCGGAAAGCAAGGGCTGCGAACTGGCGGAACTTTCGCTCGACGACCTCAAGGCCCTGAACGCGGCGATCACAGCCGAGATTTTCGACGTCCTGACCGTCGAAGCCTCGGTTGCCAGCCGCAAGAGCTTCGGCGGAACCGCCCCCTCCGAAGTCCGCAAGCAGATCGCCTACTGGCGCGCCCGGAACTGACTGGAAGGCCGCAAGCCGCAACGCAACAATCAGGGTGCACAAGGCGCTGAAACTTCGCTATGAAGGTCTGCCTGCCCGACGCCGCGCCTCAAGAGGAAATCGATGCAAACCAACGTGCCGCACATCATCCGCATGACCCTCGTGCTTTCGCTCATGGGTCTCGCCACCGTTGCGTGCGGCCGCAAGGGCGATCTCGATCCGCCGAGCGTCAACGCCACCAAGGGCGGCGACACCTCGAAGCCGACCAAGCAACCGGGTACGGCCGACAAGCCTTTCATCCTCGATCCGCTTCTTTAGAACAGGCCACCGCCGTGAACCATTTCCAGTATCGCGACGGCGTTCTCTACGCCGAGGACGTTGCCGTTTCGAAGATCGCCGAGACGGTTGGCACGCCTTTCTACTGCTACTCCACGGCTACGCTCGAGCGGCATTACCGGGTGTTTTCGGAAGCCTTCCACGGCGTCGATGCCATGGTCTGCTACGCGATGAAGGCCAATTCAAACCAGGCGGTGCTGAAGACGCTGGGCCGCCTCGGTGCCGGCGTCGATGTGGTATCCCTCGGCGAACTCACACGGGCGCTGGCCGCCGGCATTCCGGCCGAACGCATCATGTTTTCCGGCGTCGGCAAGACCGCGCTTGAAATGGATGCAGCTCTCGAGGCCGGCATCTACTGTTTCAACGTCGAATCCGAGCCAGAACTGGAAGTCTTGAACCAGCGCGCCGTCCGCGCCGGAAAAAAGGCGCCAGTCTCCTTCCGTATCAATCCCGATGTCGATGCGCGCACCCATGCAAAGATCTCGACGGGCAAGAAAGAGAACAAGTTCGGCATCTCCTATGAGCGTGCCCGGGCCGTCTATGCCCGCGCAGCCACCCTGCCGGGCATCGAGGTGACTGGCATCGACATGCATATCGGCAGCCAGATCACCGAGCTGCAGCCATTCCAGGCAGCCTTCAAGCTGCTTCGCGTACTCGTCGAGACGCTGCGTGGCGAAGGCCATGCCATCCACCACGTCGACGTCGGCGGCGGGCTCGGCATTCCCTACCATGACGACAACAATCCGCCGCCATCGCCGGACGCCTATGCCGAGATCGTCAGGAATGAGTTGAGCCAGCTGAACTGCCGTATCATCACCGAGCCGGGCCGCCTGCTGGTCGGCAATGCCGGCATCCTCGTCACCGAGGTGATCTACGTGAAGGATGGTGGCGAAAAGAGCTTCGTCGTCGTCGATGCCGCCATGAACGACCTCATTCGCCCGACGCTCTACGAGGCCTATCATGAGATCCGCCCGGTCGTCGTAACCGCCGCCAGCGCGCCGCGCATCAAGGCCGATGTCGTCGGCCCAGTCTGCGAGACCGGCGACTACCTGGCGCTCGACCGCGAGATGAGCATGCCGAAGCCCGGCGACCTGCTGGCTGTTTCCTCCGGCGGTGCCTACGGCGCCGTGCAGGCCGGCACCTACAATAGCCGGCTGCTGGTGCCGGAAGTGCTGGTCAAGGGCGACGAATTCCATGTCGTCAGACCGCGCCAGACCTATCAGGATCTGATCGACCTCGATTCCCTGCCGGCCTGGCTTGCCTGATCCCGTCTTCGAATTAAAGCAAAGACGCATGGAAAAACCGGCTTTGTCGTCGCACGCCCTCGTCTTCGCCACAAAGAATGCTATCCTTCCGCAAGCGCTGCTTCCTCGGAGGCGCCGGCCCATGGGCGCCGCGCCCTTGGAACGGCAATGACGATGTGGGGCGTTTTCAGGCGGCGCACGGTCGCCGGAGCAACTCTTCGTCCCGGTGATAAGCGTCGGCCAGCAACACCAGTTCGGGGAACAGCGAACCGATGACCAATGCGAGCAAAGACAGGAAAGGCGCTTTTGCCTCCCGGCCGGCGCTCGCACGCCTGGTCGCGACCAAGCGTTTCCTGGCGAGAGCGGTCCTCGTCTCCGAGCAGTTGCTGCCGATGTTGCTGCCCCTGGCATGCGTGGCTGCCCTCTATGTCTCAGCCTCATGGTTCGGTCTGTTCCGCATCTTGCCGACTGTCCCGAGGCTGGCGCTGCTGGGCATCTTCATCATCGCGCTCGTCGCCTCCTTCATTCCATTCCGCCGCCTGCACTGGCCGACCGCTCTCGATGCCGACCGGTTGCTCGAAGAGCGCAACGGCCTGTCGCATCAGCCGGTCGCAGTGCAGGAGGACGAACCTGCCTTCGAGACGCCCTTCGCGCGAGCCCTCTGGCGCGAACACCAGACACGCATGGCGGAACGGATCGCATCCCTCGATGCCGGCCTGCCGCGCCCCGATATCGCCCGTCACGACCCATATGCGCTGCGTGCCTTCCCGGCCCTGCTGCTGGCGGTCGCCTTCGGCTATTCGATGTCGAACAGCGCCGGCACGCTGGGCGACGCCTTCGACCACCCTCTGGCGTCAACCAACGCCCCCGACCTGCGCATCGACGCCTGGGTGACCCCGCCCGCATACACAGGCCAACCGCCCGTCTACCTGACCGGCACGGCAGCCACTGCCGCCGGCGCGATCTCCGTCCCGCAATTTTCCGAACTGACCGTCCGCGTCACCGGCGGTGCCGGCAGCGAAACGGTGCTGTTCCAAGACACCGGTAGCAAGAGCGGGACCGAGGTTGCGTTGCAGGAGGATGCGCCGGCTGCCAAGGCGGGTTCGCCCACGGCTCAAACGCCGCCTGCCGCTGCCGATGCCACCGAAGCCGCGGCGCGGACCCATCAGATGAAGCTCGACAAGGGCGGGACGCTCTCGGTCAACGGCCGGCAATGGGCGTTCAACGTGCTCGCCGACAAGCCGCCGGAAATCGTTTTCGACGGGCTCCCGCACGCGACCGTCAACGGTGCTCTCGAAATCGGCTTCAGGGCGAAGGACGACTACGGCGTGGACGAAGCCCACGCTGAAATAGTACCCGTCGATGCCGACCCGCAGGCAACGCCGCTCTATGCGGTGCCGGACTACAAGTTCGAGTTCTCCCGCCGCAATCGCAAAGACGTGAAAGGGCTGGGCAGCCACGACCTGACCCAGGATCCGCTTGCCGGAAAGCGCGTCCGGATCACGCTGGTTGCCCGCGATGGCGCCGGCCAGACCGGTCGCAGCCCACCGCACGAGATGACCATGCCGGCCCGCAACTTCAACGAACCGCTGGCCGGTGCCGTTGCCGAGCAGCGGCAGGTGTTCGCCCTCGACACCCGCAAGATGCCGGATGCGATCCAACTGAACGAAGCGCTGACGATCCGCGCCGACGAGACCGTCCCGAACCTCACCCACTACCTGCTGCTCCAATCGGCGCAGGCACGCATGCGGCTTGCCCATGACGATGCGTCTCTGAAGGATACCGCCGACTATCTCTGGCAGATCGCGCTCGGCATGGAAGACGGACAGCTTTCGGACGCCGAGAAGCAATTGCGCGACGCCCAGCAGAAACTCTCGGAGGCGCTGCAGCGCAACGCTCCGGATTCGGAGATCAAGAAGCTCACCGACGAATTGCGCAAGGCAATGGACGGCTACATGAAGGAGCTGGCGCAGCGCATGCAGAACGCGCCAAACCAGCCGAACCAGAAGAATGCGAGGGTTTTGCGCCAGCAGGATCTCGAGCGGATGATGGACCAGATCGAAAATCTTGCCCGCTCCGGCAACCGCGATGCGGCCCAGCAGATGCTGTCCGAACTGCAGCGGATGATGAACAACATGCAGGCAGGCCGCCCACAGCAGGGACAGCAGCAGCAAGGCAAGGACGACAGCAAGGGCCGCCAGCAGATGGACAAGCTCGGCCAGATCCTGCGCGAGCAACAGAAGCTGATGGACAAGACCTTCAAGCTCGACCAGGCCATGCGCAACAAGATGCAGAGCGGCGATCCGAACGAGGATATGGACCCCTTTGCCCAGCCGATGCCGGGCCCGCAGGGGCAGCAGCCTCCGGGACAACAACAGCCGCAGCAGGGTCAGCAACCGCAGGATCCGCAGCAGGGCCAAGGCGAACAGCAGGGCCAAGGCCAGCAGAAGGCGCAGTCGCCGGAAGACGACATGACGGAAGACCAGCTGCGCGAAGCACTGAAGGCCCTGAAGGAGCAGCAGAACGCTCTGGAAAAGCAGCTCGGCGAATTGCAGAAGGGTCTCGGGGAGATGGGCGTCAAGCCGGGCCCGGGCTTCGGTCAGGCACAGCGGGAAATGCAAGGCGCCGGCGGCGCACTCGGCAAGGGCGATGGCGAGAAGGCGACGCAGGGCCAGGGCCGTGCTCTGGAAGCGCTGCGCCAGGGTGCCCGCGACATGCTCAACCAGATGATGCAGGCGCAGCAGGGACAAGGCCAAGGGCAGCAGCAGGGCCAGGGTCCGGGCAATCCGGGAGGCCGGGATCCGCTTGGGCGCGCCACGGCAGACGGCAATGGTCCGCTCGACGACGGCAACACCAGGATACCGGACCAGATCGACGCCCAGCGGGCCCGTGAGATCCTCGACGCCATCCGCCAGCGGCTCGGCAACAATCCGACCCAGGAAGAAGAACGGCGCTATCTGGAGCGCCTGCTCGATATCCAGTAGAAGGCGCGACCCTCAACCGTGCAGGCCGATATCGGCCTAGGGGGTGTCGAGGCGTCGCGTCAAGCGGCAAGCGCCAGCGCAACGGCCTTGCGGATGTCAGGAAGGGCAAAGGGCTTGGAGACCACGTCGACGATCTTCTCCATGAGGTCGTCGGCGCGTTCGCGCTGTTCGGCATAGCCGGTCATCAGCAGGATCTTCATGTCCGGCCAGTGCGAAGACGCCTGGTGGGCCAGCTCTATGCCGTCCATCACCGGCATGCGGATATCCGACAGCAACAGATCGAAGCCGCCGCCCTGCAGCTTCTCCAGCCCCTCGGCGCCATCGGCCGCTTCCTCCGTTTCGTGACCGTCCATGCGCAACGCGCGAGCGACGAACCGGCGCAGCGAATCTTCGTCTTCGGTGATCAGAATTCTTGCCATGTGCATCGCTCCGTCGGACGGTCATGTCCCTGGCAGCGAAATCACCAGACTTTCCTTTGCGATCGGTAAACGGCACGTCGAAGAACCGGTCGCATGGTTAACAAGGCGTCTGTGACAGGCGCCCCGAAATGGCTCAGGCGTCGCCGGTGACGACACCGACGAAAGGCAATTCGCGGAAGGCATAGGCGACGTCCATGCCGTATCCGACGACGAAATAATCCGGGCATTCGAAGCCGACATACTCGGCCTCGATCTTTTCCTGGCGCTTGACGCTCTTGTCGAGCAGCACAGCCACCGAGACATTTCTGGCGCCACGCTCATAGAGCATTTCCTTGGCGAACCGCAGCGTCCGGCCGGATTCGAGGATGTCGTCGATCAGCAGCACGTCCCGGTCGCGCACGTCGCTGTCGATATCCTTGACGATCCGCACACCCTGCGACACCGTGCCGGTGCCGTAGCTGGAGAGCGTGACGAACTCGACCTCGGGCGCCAGCCCGGTATCGTGCAGCGCCCGCAGCAGGTCGGCGGCGAAGATGAATGAGCCCTTTAGGATGGCAATGACCAGCAGGTCCTTGGTCGGTCCCTTGGCAATCTCGGCGGCCAGTTCGAGATTGCGTGCGGCAATCTGCGCGGCGGTGAAAAGCGGCTCGATGTTTTTTCCGCGAACGACTGGCATGGTCGGCAGGCTCCCTGGGCATCATCGGCGGAAGG from Rhizobium tumorigenes harbors:
- the lptM gene encoding LPS translocon maturation chaperone LptM yields the protein MQTNVPHIIRMTLVLSLMGLATVACGRKGDLDPPSVNATKGGDTSKPTKQPGTADKPFILDPLL
- a CDS encoding response regulator, which produces MARILITEDEDSLRRFVARALRMDGHETEEAADGAEGLEKLQGGGFDLLLSDIRMPVMDGIELAHQASSHWPDMKILLMTGYAEQRERADDLMEKIVDVVSKPFALPDIRKAVALALAA
- a CDS encoding tetratricopeptide repeat protein translates to MSQPEADFSQHVSTIMAPMIGLSADDEAAAWLKRGNFLQRMGQFTLSIEAYDKGLARLPGHIKCLCNKAQAFEQLGRRLEALETAQAALRLDPESQEALLLCGTFELRLGNAAGAHACFLTVAEKGVVRNYPAAQKPARFRILMLFSPEAGNTPYEDLINGGRFDSEVIMVLRGYRNDPDVRDPRVDVVVNLVSETDFGLDVIASAIDLADSLGRPVVNHPRLILGTDRESISQRLAHVADTVMPATVRIDAGDLCRRVRDQATPSLPVIVRHATTHGGEMMELVDSPDALLDFAEEAGERMLYLTDYVDYRSADGLFRKYRFLFVGEEILPYHLAIGDGWKVHHASTRMGDVEWMRTEEQAFLADPASIFGVSGMAALETIRRQIGLDYCGIDCALDAEGRVVVFEVNASMLIHSDNPGFEYKTPYVLAIKAAFERLLEQRASEYRVMTGRPAIA
- the argH gene encoding argininosuccinate lyase — translated: MADDTNDTSASNQMWGGRFASGPAAIMEEINASIGFDKKLFAQDIRGSVAHATMLAHQGIISTEDKDKIVHGLNTIMSEIESGNFEFSRKLEDIHMNIEARLATLIGPAAGRLHTARSRNDQVALDFRLWVKEELQRCEQALTGLIAAFLDRAEEHADTVMPGFTHLQTAQPVTFGHHCMAYVEMFGRDRSRVRHAIEHMDESPIGAAALAGTGFQIDRHMTAKALGFREPTRNSIDTVSDRDFALEFLSIAAIAGMHLSRLAEEIVIWSTPQFGFVRLSDAFSTGSSIMPQKKNPDAAELVRAKTGRINGSLVALLTIMKGLPLAYSKDMQEDKEQVFDAAESLELAIAAMTGMVRDMTVNVARMKAAAGSGYSTATDLADWLVREAGLPFRDAHHVTGHAVALAESKGCELAELSLDDLKALNAAITAEIFDVLTVEASVASRKSFGGTAPSEVRKQIAYWRARN
- a CDS encoding TIGR02302 family protein, whose protein sequence is MTNASKDRKGAFASRPALARLVATKRFLARAVLVSEQLLPMLLPLACVAALYVSASWFGLFRILPTVPRLALLGIFIIALVASFIPFRRLHWPTALDADRLLEERNGLSHQPVAVQEDEPAFETPFARALWREHQTRMAERIASLDAGLPRPDIARHDPYALRAFPALLLAVAFGYSMSNSAGTLGDAFDHPLASTNAPDLRIDAWVTPPAYTGQPPVYLTGTAATAAGAISVPQFSELTVRVTGGAGSETVLFQDTGSKSGTEVALQEDAPAAKAGSPTAQTPPAAADATEAAARTHQMKLDKGGTLSVNGRQWAFNVLADKPPEIVFDGLPHATVNGALEIGFRAKDDYGVDEAHAEIVPVDADPQATPLYAVPDYKFEFSRRNRKDVKGLGSHDLTQDPLAGKRVRITLVARDGAGQTGRSPPHEMTMPARNFNEPLAGAVAEQRQVFALDTRKMPDAIQLNEALTIRADETVPNLTHYLLLQSAQARMRLAHDDASLKDTADYLWQIALGMEDGQLSDAEKQLRDAQQKLSEALQRNAPDSEIKKLTDELRKAMDGYMKELAQRMQNAPNQPNQKNARVLRQQDLERMMDQIENLARSGNRDAAQQMLSELQRMMNNMQAGRPQQGQQQQGKDDSKGRQQMDKLGQILREQQKLMDKTFKLDQAMRNKMQSGDPNEDMDPFAQPMPGPQGQQPPGQQQPQQGQQPQDPQQGQGEQQGQGQQKAQSPEDDMTEDQLREALKALKEQQNALEKQLGELQKGLGEMGVKPGPGFGQAQREMQGAGGALGKGDGEKATQGQGRALEALRQGARDMLNQMMQAQQGQGQGQQQGQGPGNPGGRDPLGRATADGNGPLDDGNTRIPDQIDAQRAREILDAIRQRLGNNPTQEEERRYLERLLDIQ
- the lysA gene encoding diaminopimelate decarboxylase produces the protein MNHFQYRDGVLYAEDVAVSKIAETVGTPFYCYSTATLERHYRVFSEAFHGVDAMVCYAMKANSNQAVLKTLGRLGAGVDVVSLGELTRALAAGIPAERIMFSGVGKTALEMDAALEAGIYCFNVESEPELEVLNQRAVRAGKKAPVSFRINPDVDARTHAKISTGKKENKFGISYERARAVYARAATLPGIEVTGIDMHIGSQITELQPFQAAFKLLRVLVETLRGEGHAIHHVDVGGGLGIPYHDDNNPPPSPDAYAEIVRNELSQLNCRIITEPGRLLVGNAGILVTEVIYVKDGGEKSFVVVDAAMNDLIRPTLYEAYHEIRPVVVTAASAPRIKADVVGPVCETGDYLALDREMSMPKPGDLLAVSSGGAYGAVQAGTYNSRLLVPEVLVKGDEFHVVRPRQTYQDLIDLDSLPAWLA
- the tlpA gene encoding thiol:disulfide interchange protein TlpA; translation: MTAKKPFGLPSLKLVLIAAVAGVVAGAAAVYVKQAGSGNGTTETADAGDCQPAKAKGAALTPFTKGQVAAMVGAQQPLSLQGVAFKGADGQPLSVENFAGKTVLLNLWATWCVPCREEMPALNALQKQMGNDKFEVVAVNIDTGDDEKPKTFRSDNGIDTLGYYRDNSMGVFNALKKQGLAFGLPVTLLLDGKGCLVSAMNGPAAWDSEDAKGLIKAATAL
- the hpt gene encoding hypoxanthine phosphoribosyltransferase, producing MPVVRGKNIEPLFTAAQIAARNLELAAEIAKGPTKDLLVIAILKGSFIFAADLLRALHDTGLAPEVEFVTLSSYGTGTVSQGVRIVKDIDSDVRDRDVLLIDDILESGRTLRFAKEMLYERGARNVSVAVLLDKSVKRQEKIEAEYVGFECPDYFVVGYGMDVAYAFRELPFVGVVTGDA
- a CDS encoding 3-hydroxybutyryl-CoA dehydrogenase; translated protein: MSTILNAIGIVGAGQMGCGIAQVSAIAGYKVHIYDLSQERIESALATINGNLARQVSSGKMTDDNRKTALALISGSADVNDLAPMDLVIEAATEEESVKRKIYTQVCAVLKPDAILATNTSSLSITRLAASTDRPERFMGIHFMNPVPVMKLVELVRGIATEEATFKVARDYVSSLDKTFTVSEDFPAFIVNRILLPMINEAIYTLYEGVGTVDAIDTAMKLGANHPMGPLQLADFIGLDTCLSIMQVLHDGLADSKYRPCPLLVKYVEAGWIGRKSGRGFYDYRGEVPVPTR
- a CDS encoding electron transfer flavoprotein subunit alpha/FixB family protein, with translation MAILLLADHANVSLSDQTAKTLTAAAKIGGDIHVLVSGKGARAAADAAAKLSGVSKVLLAESDDLANNLAEPLADLIVSLAGSYDTIISAATSVGKNVLPRVAALLDIAQISEIIEVVSPDTFKRPIYAGNAIQTVQSTDAKKVITVRTASFASAEEGGSAGVEAISAVANPGLSTFVGDALSSSDRPELTSAKIIVSGGRALGSAEKFREVILPLADKLGAAVGASRAAVDAGYAPNDWQVGQTGKVVAPQLYIAVGISGAIQHLAGMKDSKVIVAINKDDEAPIFQVADYGLVGDLFELLPELEKAL